From a single Candidatus Poribacteria bacterium genomic region:
- a CDS encoding sulfatase-like hydrolase/transferase, with product MAQKPNILFLMSDEHSPHAMGYEGNSIVQTPNLDRLAASGTYFESAYCQVPLCTPSRMCMLTGKHAHRCSAWNNGSILFPEHLTMPAHFAQHGYATALVGKMHFGGKEQNNGFQSRPYGDLRGYAGHQTDPIKTPSGTRQRTRLAGITEIPTSMLQERVINAETLEYLRSQPSEQPWFLLASYSRPHFPLTAPKRLFDKYFPDNVDMPNVPDGHLEQTHRYAKGLRDNFKTDEIPPEEARKARAAYYACCEFLDETIGDLLTLLERDGLLENTIIVYTTDHGEMAGEHGQWWKSSYYEAAARVPLIVSDRHLPHPYGERVTAPVELNDLFPTLCARAGIPTPEDLDGADLTNLMSGDTEGWRNTAITEYWANQTTGPMRMLRTPRYKYVAFPEDESILFDLETDPHEFENLAGQAASQELEASLHEQLMDGFSWESVREQIDVDRERSRDFKEPWGKGTPNQYTLPDGRVVDAETCLYRPSVREEGS from the coding sequence ATGGCGCAAAAACCGAATATTCTATTTTTGATGAGCGATGAACATAGTCCGCACGCTATGGGGTATGAGGGTAATTCTATTGTCCAAACACCGAATCTTGACCGGCTCGCAGCATCCGGCACCTATTTTGAGAGTGCCTACTGCCAAGTCCCGCTCTGCACGCCCTCCCGGATGTGTATGCTCACCGGAAAACACGCGCATCGGTGTTCAGCGTGGAATAATGGGTCTATTTTGTTTCCTGAACATCTCACGATGCCGGCGCATTTTGCACAACACGGTTATGCGACTGCACTCGTTGGAAAGATGCACTTCGGTGGCAAAGAGCAGAACAACGGTTTCCAGTCTCGACCTTACGGCGACTTGCGTGGGTATGCCGGACACCAAACAGATCCGATAAAGACCCCATCTGGGACGCGACAACGTACACGACTCGCTGGCATCACTGAGATTCCGACCAGCATGCTACAAGAACGGGTTATCAATGCGGAAACGCTCGAATACTTAAGGTCCCAGCCATCGGAACAACCGTGGTTCCTACTGGCAAGTTACAGCCGTCCACACTTTCCACTCACAGCCCCCAAACGACTTTTTGATAAGTATTTTCCCGATAATGTGGATATGCCCAATGTGCCGGATGGACACTTGGAACAGACGCACCGTTACGCGAAAGGTTTACGGGACAACTTCAAGACAGACGAAATTCCGCCCGAAGAAGCGCGTAAAGCGCGAGCGGCTTACTACGCCTGTTGCGAATTCCTTGACGAGACCATCGGAGATCTCCTCACACTTTTAGAACGGGACGGTTTACTGGAGAACACCATCATCGTTTATACGACTGATCACGGTGAAATGGCAGGAGAACACGGGCAGTGGTGGAAATCCAGTTACTATGAGGCAGCCGCACGCGTGCCATTAATCGTATCGGACAGACATTTACCGCATCCATACGGAGAACGCGTGACCGCACCTGTCGAGTTAAACGATCTCTTCCCAACGCTATGCGCCAGAGCGGGTATCCCTACCCCCGAAGATTTAGATGGCGCGGACCTGACGAATCTTATGTCGGGGGACACTGAAGGGTGGCGTAACACTGCGATCACTGAATACTGGGCGAACCAGACCACGGGACCGATGCGTATGCTCCGAACGCCTCGCTACAAATATGTTGCCTTCCCTGAAGATGAATCCATTCTCTTTGATTTGGAAACAGACCCGCATGAATTTGAGAATCTCGCAGGTCAAGCAGCGTCCCAGGAATTGGAGGCATCTCTCCATGAACAACTTATGGACGGATTCTCATGGGAGTCTGTTAGGGAACAGATAGATGTAGATAGAGAGCGAAGCCGAGATTTCAAAGAGCCGTGGGGTAAAGGTACCCCGAACCAGTACACACTCCCCGATGGGCGTGTCGTTGATGCGGAAACCTGTCTCTATCGTCCTTCAGTGAGAGAAGAAGGCTCATAG